The genomic segment aatacaataaaatttaATTAGATGGCACTCACTCAATACATTTGTAAAACTCAACATCAATGTTTCCTTCCAGTAATCACCACCTTGTTACCTCAAGACACTCAACAGACCTTAGTGTGAGCAGTTtgatgtaggaactattttctttctaccaaACTACACCCGCAGTATCTATTCCTTTTGAACCATGATGCAGTTAGTATCATGGTGCAGAAGGAACAGATACTGCTAGCTCAGCTGAGGAGGATGccattcatttttacatcttgttAGTCACAAGTTTGAGTCTTTGAGTAGATGCATTCTTCCTTTTGTGTGCTGATATGGAAAACAAATAGTTTCTTCATGAAAGTGGTCacaggtctgtggattatcttaagTAACCGAGTCATCATTTCTgtaaagagacattgctgtcaagtttttaaatgtagttttttttccaccaaaaGCCAACATCTTTACAGCTGATATAACTCCAGCATCAACAACTCACACCAGGTAAGAGAACCAATATGTCTTTTTGATTCTGGGGTGAAGTGTCCCTTTAGGATCCCCGGAGAGTATCACAATTTGTTAGAAAAGTCTATTTAAAAGCCttaaatctctttctttttctgcaaaTCTATTCAAGTACTATCGGGCCTGGGTCTACAGACAAAGAGTCAGGGGTTAAACTGGGAGCGAGCAGGACAGAAACCAGCAGCCGACCaacacacagtgaaattacagtaacatcagatttttatttggttcataaagagacaaaaagcttTTCTTTTACGTTGAGCTGAGCAAGCCCGCCTCTTCTCATTATGGTAGAACTAATCCCAATTTAACCCCTGGATTTACATTCATGTGAACGTGATAGCGTATAATTAAGACCTAACAAGTGACAAGACAGTCAAAACAGTTGCAAGGCTTCATGCAGTGCTACCTCATAAGATTTACATTGATTCTACTGTTGAgagaacaaaattattttaagcatttctaATCGTTGCGCAATGGTTCGTCATGACTATTGATCGTAAAGTAAGTGTATCcatcttatttaaaaaatacaaaagttgtGATCTTCATGTACATGTGTCACATAGAGTATCTATGAGAAGCTAATGCGGTTTGCAATATGGTCACAGTTCTAATTAGCCGCTTTGTCTCCGTgctgatttctttttaaaacttaATGCACATCTCTAACACTGCCAATTATATCAACTGTTACTGATAGAAAGACTTGTGTGACTAAAGATATGAGCACATATGAGTCTAAGAAAGCACAGACACTTGTTATGATTGTAACGCGAATCTGGTAGTGCTTACAAGCTTACATGCAGTTAATGGTTTGAGATGATATAGAGaaccaaaaacaataaatacattgtataaaacataatttcatatcaatatattaaaatactatttaaaataatatcttAGACAATATTGCAATATGAAATTGACCGATAAATAGTTGGTAGGCCTACacagagaaatatatatatatatatatttaagtatcTGTGTCCTTCATAGTTTGCTGTTTTTGAGTTAAATGATTTAAAGTTTCCAGATTTTTCCCAGCGGGTCGCAGTACAATCCAGAGAGcgaatacattttctttttttccaacaataataacaatgaacTTACAGTACACAGTCCCATAATAAAGATATACATACTGAATACAATATAAATGTCaagacagaaaaatagaaaaatatcaaTAGAAATCAAAAGTCAAATACATATCAGAGAAAGTATGCAGAGTAAAGTGTACTTATGAGTCTTTGTGGTTCTTGTTGTTGTAGCTGGAGCTTGTATTGGCTCTCATTGTTGGTGTATTGGCTGTGACTGTACTtcggttttttgttttttttccccagtccCAACAGACACATACAGATACACACGGATACACACtctcccacacaaacacagagttaCACACAtctgcaaatacacacacatgcaatggCACACATACCTGCACAGGAGCAGgtgtgcactcacacacacacacacacacacacacacgcacacacgcacacacacacacacacacacgcacacacacacacacacacacacacacacacacacacacagctcacatGACCGTGCAGCACTTGCAGGTctgtttcttctccttctccttctctccttcttctccgCCTCCGTTGgccttttctttctctgccaTGCTCCCGTTGGGTGGAGCCTGCTCTTCTGTGGCTCCCTCTCCTCCAGCTTTCCCCTCCCCATCCTCGATGACAACGAACTCAGCTTTGACGTTGCCATCCACCCCTTCCATTCCCAAGGCCGTGCGggtctcctgctcctcctccacggTTTTGTAGCCCATGAACACCAGGGTGACGGGGTTGTCTGCGCTAGCTTGGTCAGGACTGGGACCCAGCAGCTTGGCCTCAATCCCTGTCACCTCTCTCTTGGGTGTCTGACCGGAGCTTTGCACTACTCCATTCTCACCTATAGGGAGCACCAGAGTATCACAGAGAGGGGAGGTGAGAGGGGAGCAAAAGGGGAGAGGGTGAGAGGGAAagtcaaagaaagaaaggaaatattgttttaattacCTCCGGTGGAGAGGTAAAATGAAATAGAGCAAATGAAGAGGCCATTATTAGCTTGCCTCCTCTTTTATGACACAGGTGTCTAGGCAGCGTTGCCATGGTTTCCTATGTCATCATATGTTGCCATGGGTACTGAACTTACCTCCATTTTCTTTGGCCACACCCTTATTGGCTGGAGGGTCTGTCTCCAGTTCTTCAATCTCTTGCTCCAGCCTGGCtcagaaacaaacacatgtgctaattaattattgaaatgaaatgaattacCACCACAGACTCcattatactgtatttatagCAAAGGCAAACTTTTAGTACATGATCAGCTTTACAAACCATTAGAACCCAGATGTGtttcttaaatatttaatcTCACTGTTAACCACAGTGTCCTCACACTATTTTACAATCCAACTCCTAGTAAAAGGAAATATTACCATACAGACTGGTTATTCATATGCAATCTACCTATGCTTACAGACATATACAGCTTGAAATAAGATTTCAAATATCTAGttcaaacatccatccattcattttacataacCGCTTATGTGAACTCGGGTcaggggggctggagccgatcccatctgacattgggtgagaggtggggtacaccctggacaggctGCCAGACCATCaaagggctgacacatagagacagacaaccactcatgctctcattcactcctacggccaatttaaagtcaccagttaaacctaatcTGCTggtatttggactgtgggaggaagctggagagccaggagagaacccacgctgacatgggggAGGaaatgcaaactccacacagaagagccgcaacTCTGGATTTGAacctgtgaccctcttgctgtgaggctaACCACTACATCACAACATAGACAATTTTGTTATAAATTACTGTtcataaaagaaagagaaaaagaaaagaaaagaaaagaaagagtgtgatcaaataataaaacaggttgTCAGCAATCCAACAGTAAAGCCAAACTACTTTCCCCCTTAATTTGGagttagaaataaataaataaataaataaataaagtaaatgatcAAAGATAAATTGGTGATGTACACAACTATGCCCTATACTGTCATTCTATAAACTGTGACGGGTTTTTACAATGAGCAGTTTGGCAATGGTGGTAAATAATTAGTGGTACATTTAATCAAGTGCTTAAATTAAGAagaaatattgttgtttttacatgtaTTAGCTTTAGTTAGTCATCcattatttcacaaaaatatgTAGCCCAGGTTCAAACttcacatacataaataaatcacaattcTTTATGGTTCAGCATCTGATTTCTTTGAGATTTGTCTCAGTCTGAACACGCAGATTGGAGGACATCACTACAATGTAATACAAAGCTTAACCCTCACATGACATCAGAAGCATCATCAGCCCTGTTAGCTGTGACTGTATTTTCAAACATAGCTGCACAGATCAACCACATCTAACTGTAATGTTGTCTGCTGGGACATTAGGATTTTATTGCATGATTAATATAGCTGTGGCTTAAAGAATGAGAGGACACATCTTTATTTGTCCTGCagcttgcatgtttttttttcaagtttgcaTGCCTCCATTTCCACCATGACAGCCTCACATATTTGAGCCATTCACTTAAAACAAACTGCCTGATGCATGAAGTGATATATACACAcatctttgccttt from the Centropristis striata isolate RG_2023a ecotype Rhode Island chromosome 16, C.striata_1.0, whole genome shotgun sequence genome contains:
- the palm1b gene encoding paralemmin 1b, whose product is MAEVSQEERLQAIAEKRKRQTEIENKRRQLDDDRRQLQHLKSKALRERWLLDGAPAEEETQKRLHEDEVKTKLLEQVILRLEQEIEELETDPPANKGVAKENGGENGVVQSSGQTPKREVTGIEAKLLGPSPDQASADNPVTLVFMGYKTVEEEQETRTALGMEGVDGNVKAEFVVIEDGEGKAGGEGATEEQAPPNGSMAEKEKANGGGEEGEKEKEKKQTCKCCTVM